In the Nothobranchius furzeri strain GRZ-AD chromosome 1, NfurGRZ-RIMD1, whole genome shotgun sequence genome, CTCGCTGAAGCGGGTGGCTGGTGATGTTCGCTCCATGCCCGAGGAAAAGCGTACGGACCTGATTTTATTCCCGTCGTGTTAAATGGGATGGCAGCTTGTGTGTGAATGTGGTTTTCATCACAAAAGCACTAATTAGGCTCTGTCTGCATCACAGTTCCCTGGTTTCCCCGACGAATGAAAGACCTCGACAGATGCAACATGTTGATAACCAAATTTGATCCCGACTTGGACCACGATCATCCCGTGAGTCttcaaaaaactaaaaaaaactgtatttaaatgtaaaaattaacctTGTTTCTAGTAACTTAACATCTTTTCTCCAGGGATACGACGACTCTGAATACAGAAAAAGACGCGCTGAAATCTCTGAGCTTGCCTTCACATACAAACAGTGAGTTTCGGCTCAGAATAATCACATTTTTACTCAAATAATTTCTCCTAAACAGTTTCTTCTGCTGCAGAGGTGACCCACTGCCCACAGTGGAGTACACAGCAGAGGAGATTTCAACATGGTGAGAATAAGCTGCATGGGTGCAGGTGGTTTAAGAGGACAGAAGAGGTGATGTGTTGGTGTGATCCTGTGGACAGGAGGCAGATTTACCAGCAGCTGAGGAGCATTTATCCCACCTCGGCCTGCAGCCAGTTCCTggacagcctgcagcagctggagGACGAGTGTGGTTATGGAGAGGCTCGAATCCCCCAGCTCAGAGACGTCTCCGCCTTCCTAAAAGGTAACAAACCTTCCGTACCGTTCAGGCAACTCCTGcaacaagaaataaacaaaacaacaagtcatttttatttagaaatgtagGTACTGAAAAGTAAAACATGCTAATTCCTCTTTAAAAACATTAGTgtggagttaaagagcaagtcacccctacatcaacatttttttctgatatactatataaatgtgtgtctaatcgtgctgcaggcacatttagtcagtagttttgcactttagttaaaattttaattttctgccttaaactggcagtgttgtgccgttgtcaggtaaaaactctgcactgcatttgaatttaaatctgccatcgctattggctaagagctaccctagaatgttagctggtaccatatgatgtcacaatgtcgtcgtgagcctgtgtgtgtgtgtgtgtgtgtatttgttatcagcttcaccctctcggtctgctaggcaacagcatttgttgcatttttcaaacaggaagtgggagtggagtaagactctggtagggggtgacttgctctttaaaatttcAAATGAAGGCTGCATAAAAcatccaaaaagaaaaaaaaatacaaaaatccaGGAGTACTTTAATGACGACACTTAAAAGATGACATCTCTCGTGAAGTGTCTCGCTTGTGCTGTAACAGGTGCGTACTCGGGTCACATGACTTGAATCAGATGATTTTAGACAAACTGATGAGATGACACCAGAATTAACACGACTGACTCATGACTTCACTTGGACCTGAGCCTGGTGACGACGTGTGACCTGGTATCTCGGGATGAACACTAAAACATACAGCCTTTTTTCTGATGAAGTTCCACTGTGTCTGCAGCTTTTTAAACCTTTTAGGAAGTTTTCATCGTTCATGAGAACATTTTCATATTGATCTGTAACTGATTTGGTCAAAGGACTCATCCGTGAATTACGATTCAAAATGAACTCGACTCCAGACTTGCATGACGTGGGATTTGGCTTGACCTTTGCTCCTGGAATATTCCTTCATAAACTAGAAAaggttgaaaaaataaataaataaataaaaacaagaaatgaAAAATTAAAGAAACTCAATTTTGCATCTTTCCTCAAAAACAAAAGCtcctcaaaataaataaatatgaactGATGAAGACAGAAGACGTCCGCAGGTTTAGTGTTTTACCCTAAACTGTTTCCATTTTCATGGTGTCCAGAGAAAACTGGTTTCCAGCTGCGTCCCGCCGCCGGCCTGCTGTCGGCCAGGGACTTCCTCGCCAGCTTGGCCTTCAGGGTGTTCCAGTGCACACAGTACATCCGTCACTCGTCGTCGCCCATGCACTCCCCCGAGCCGTGAGTCTGTTTTCATCCCAGCACCATCTCCTTTATTCCTACATTAGTTGTTCTGACACTTGGATCTGATCTGACAGCGACTGCTGCCACGAACTGCTCGGCCACATTCCCATGCTGGCAGATAAAGAGTTTGCACAGTTTTCTCAGGTGATAGTCACGCTTGGTTTTTCGTTTGGTGCCATTGTGATGAATCCCACTTAAACGTACCACTTTCTTTGCAACCAGGAGATTGGACTTGCCTCACTGGGTGCATCAGATGATGACATTGAGAAACTCTCAACGGTAAACAATTCATGGGCTctcactgccacctagtggcGAAAGTGAACAACAGCAGCTTGCCCTTGATTCCTGAAGTcttcagactttttttttttttttttactgtttttcttcTGCAGCTATACTGGTTCACGGTGGAGTTTGGCCTCTGTAAGCAGAACGGAGAGGTGAAAGCTTACGGCGCCGGACTCCTCTCCTCCTACGGAGAACTGGTTGTGAGTGAGCTCTTTAACTTCACacagaaatgtttgtgtttcatcGAGGCGCTGACAGACTGTCATCTCTCCAGTACGCCCTGTCCAACAAACCAGAGCACAAGCCTTTCAACCCTGAGGAGACGGCGGTGCAGCCGTACCAGGACCAGACCTACCAGCCGGTTTACTTTGTGTCTGAAAGCTTCGAGGAAGCAAAGCTGAAGCTGAGGTAATAAAGTGGCTTTAATCCCATCTGAAATAAAAATGGACTTTGAATCTAATGTTTAAAACGCATGAGAGATTTTTGGTTCATACCTGAATAGAAACACCCAACAGTGACATTTGCATAGAAAATACAGAATTTTCAACAACTTAAACTACAAAATGTCTTTAATTGTGTGCAAACCTAACTAAATATGTATCATTAAGCTAAAGTAGCATCTTTTGGCAGAAAAACAATTCAtgcgcatttttaaataaaataaattctggTTAAAATGTTGGATCACTCTAGCCTGGCAAGTCAGAATAAATAAAtatagcaagaatttggtctagctcACTAGGCTAGGATCCCTCAGTGTTTTCCTGCATGCAGCTAAACTTTTAAATCCCTCCACGTTGCAACAATGCTCTGACTTAATCATGTCAAAACTGCCCTTTTATATATCTGATTATTCTTATTTCATGTTTAACAACAACTAGCTGCTTTTTTCAGTCAGCAATGTGTTGGATTTTTGTTCATCTTTTTGACTTTTACATCTCTGCACCAACATTAACTAAATATGGAGATGTATGAACATATCTGTACACCACGATAATGTGATATTTCTTGTTCTAATACTGAACTGATCGTTAGAAGCACTGTATTTGGCTTTTGTTGAGAATTTCCACCAACATTTTAATGCATTTCTTttctg is a window encoding:
- the th2 gene encoding tyrosine hydroxylase 2, encoding MKTDGATQTFSGRKQSLIEDARRERSGGPACSSGPTRIGDECVFQEKDGRVTINVLFALSNEKNSGFFQTGKIFETFEAKLLHIESRMRKKSKDDLPELEFFMRCEVQRADLDVFISSLKRVAGDVRSMPEEKLPWFPRRMKDLDRCNMLITKFDPDLDHDHPGYDDSEYRKRRAEISELAFTYKQGDPLPTVEYTAEEISTWRQIYQQLRSIYPTSACSQFLDSLQQLEDECGYGEARIPQLRDVSAFLKEKTGFQLRPAAGLLSARDFLASLAFRVFQCTQYIRHSSSPMHSPEPDCCHELLGHIPMLADKEFAQFSQEIGLASLGASDDDIEKLSTLYWFTVEFGLCKQNGEVKAYGAGLLSSYGELVYALSNKPEHKPFNPEETAVQPYQDQTYQPVYFVSESFEEAKLKLRKYSANIKRPFAVRYDPFTCSMEVLDHPSKVQRALSQMRQDLKTLQNALEKLSSS